The stretch of DNA CAGGCTCGTGCAGTTCGCCGTGCTGAGTGGCAGTTTCTGCCTCTGCAACGTGTTGTTTCTCATTAGCCCCGTCGGCCCCATGCGCTTACATGAAAAGGAGCTCTCTCGGACGAAGCAGCTGGACGTCAttgctgtcgctgcactCGTGCAGGAACAGAACTTCCGAACAGTGTCCGCGTGGGCGCATGCTGCAGCTGATGCAGGCCGACTGGcacccgccccctcctcgtccacggtgccgccatcgcctgccggcgccgccacaaACACCATAGAGTGCggaagggaggaagacggTGGAATAGGATCGGAGCCGCAGTCGGTGTGGAGAGAGGTTGTGCTGGATccgacgcagctgctgcagctgccttgTGAGCGCAAGACACAACAGAAACGAGCGGCTCCCGTTGATAAGGCAAAGACCGGCACTGATGCAGACATGCTGGCCGTCAAGAAGCAGCTCTCCTCTCAGTTACTGGTCAACTCCGAAAGTGGCAGCAACTCGGGGCGGGGTGGCAGTGAGGCCACCTCTGCAGCCGAGCCGCCCACAtggcgacagcagccgcggcgcgtgTGGAGTCGCACAGCGGACaccgcggagctgcagcagttgAAAGATGAATGCGTCGTCATGTGGGAGGGGCTCGTGGCGGAGAAGACAGCTATCGTACAGAAAGTCTTTTGATGTCTcgcccatctctctctctggtcAACCTCCTTCGTGCGCTGCAATGTGAAGGGCAGGGCAGGCCAACTaagaaggcgacggcgaggtcACAGCAAGGCTGCTGGTGTCTAAacggcccccacccccaccccattCAGCTCGGTGCATCTCTGTTCGCGTGTGTACGGGTGCGTTCTTGTTGTCAGGAGTTACAGTGAGTGTTGTAGTTTGATGCATCCATCCTTGAGGCAATGGCCgcaacacatacacacacgcacaccgccccccaccccaccccttctcgtgccatcggcagcagctgccatGGGGTGAGGGGGGCTACTTGGCATCTTTGGTGTGGGGCCCCTTCCTCCACATGAGGTCGCTGGTTCGCCGCCGGTGTTGTGTGAAGGCGTGGGCAACTCTCGGCCACCTGCGGAATCTATGTGTCTGCAACCCCTTCTCGCATGTGCGTAACGGTCAACCTCCTCCACAATGccctgcctcctcctcctatCCTCCTCCCGTTTCTTGTACGGCTGCCATCCGCTCATGCGATGGACTCACGCACCGCGACACGTCATGCGTGTCGCCTCACTATCactcctctcccccgccaCGGATGAAGTCCATCGTCCACCTGCGAtagaacacacacacacacaaacagaaCATATTTCTTGTTTGGACATTCGTTTTTTTTGGCTCGAAAAGggccgttgtcgtcgtcgtcgcttcCTTTTCTGTACTGCTTTGCacttctccccctcccccgccacCGTGCctgtacgtgtacgtgtacgtgtgcgtgtgcgtgtgcgtgtgcgtgtgcgtgtgtctcccACGCTCACCCCACTTCGTGCCTGTTCAGCCGTTCTTCTTTCCTATTTCTTATTCTGTCTGTTCGtttgcatgtgcgtgcgtgcgtgtgacgTTCATTGAGAGAAGCATTTTATCAGCCCTTCCCTCAGCAGAGCCCTCCCATCTGCCCACACACCGGGAgcctcgtctgccttgcaccccatctctccctcgcttccTCTCTTCATCCTCCATTTCCGTTTTTGCTCGCTCCACGATTCGAGGCTCGACTCACGACAAGGAAGTGCAGGAGTGCAGCCACGTTCAGGCAAGCAAGGACATCATCtacactcacacacgcacatcgatatatatatatatacttTTAAGTGATAGACGAGCAGGTCAACGAAGGGAAAGACAACAGAAAAGTGCGAGAGGCGCAGAACGGCGTGGCTGTGAGAaggacagacagagagagatcaCACATCACCACACAAAACACCGATCGAAGGCTGAGAGGCGACGTGGTTGGCATCGACACATCGCAgccgttttgtttttgttgttgttttgtgtTCCtaactctctctctctcttttacTTTCCTCGAGGCATACACAACTGCATCACGCATAAACACGCGAGCATCCCAACGGCAAGTGGTCGTTGCGTCTGTGCACCACGCCACACAACGAGGGCTTCGGCGCAGAGCATCGCCATCGGGAGCGGAAGCGAGGGAAAAGGCACACAGTGAAACGGTTAAGGTGCTCTTGTGTTTGCTTCCACCCTGCCTGATCGTTGTCGTGTCTCTGTTCAGGTGacgctcctcttcctcctgcgtacttgtgtgtgcatgcgtgtccCGGCAGTCTGTGCAGACGCGATAGCAGACATTGTTCATTGTGTTATTCGACACAAACAACCTCATTATCCCTGTCTGCGCTGCCCGTctccactgccaccaccaccaccacccaccccatCGCCTCTAAGCTGTATCACCCGCCAAGAGAAGGCGGTAGTAAAGAaggcctcctcctctctcccccctcctttgGTCGTCACACGAAGAGCGAGCGTGCGAGACAAGGACGCAACTTGTGAGGGCTCCCTCATCGCCCGTGgcgtatacacacacagcaaaGTCCCGAGAAAGATAATAGTAGACTTGCACGTTGGCTCGGTTGTCTGTCTGTTTCGGTTCATCGTCCCGTCTCGTACTTCCCAGCGCCTCTCACCTACGCCTGAAGCGCACAGACACTCGCGTGTCGGTGTTCTTGTGTTTGTGCTTGAGGGGCTGTGGCACGACACGGCCCGACGCTCATTCTTTGCGCTTGTATTTCTCTTTGTTGTCTGTCGTTCttactctctctctctgctggAGGCTTTCGCTTCTCTCGCTcgttctcgctctctcgccgcgtgcgtgcttgtctcggtgtgtcggtgtgtggcCATTAGAGGCTCCACTAGTTGAGTTTCTTTGTGGGGTGTGTCGTGTGTTCTTCGCgttgtcttctttttttcttgcggCGTCTCTCCCGCTCCCGTTATTTCCTTCGTTCTCGTCCGTTGaccgttgttgttgccgctgctgctgctgcttgttgttgtttcttACAGACGCTCGCCCGCCTCCTcacttcttctccctccatcACTTCTCCATCGTCATCTGCacttctcttctttctttttcgtgttTCGGACCCGCCATCCGCCCCACACCGTcgccacccccctcctcctcctcctcctcctctctccttctcgttccctctctcccacttTCCCATTCCGCGTACGTTGGCCTTCGCGGCGGGGTGCACTGGAGAGTACGCGAACGGTGTGACAGTGCGTAGGTGATTTGGCCCCTTttgtttgtgtttgtgtgtgcgcgtgcgtgtgtgtgtgtgtgtctccctgCGTTGTTGGTTTGCCTTGTTTCTTTCGCTTccccaccatcaccatcatcccccttcccttcctttgTACCCTCGTGAACCGCTCACACGCGCAAGCAAGCactcccccacctcctccattTTTGTACCCTCacatctccctcccccccctctccccctccctccctgtgttggtgtgcgtgtgcgtgtctgttgttgttgttttcagttctctgctgctgcggcttaCCTTCGTGTGGTCAAGTCCCTCTTTTCACGTCATTCCCTCTTCCCGTGCTCGTCTTGCCACATCCGACCTCGCGTGTTTGTGGGGTGCGCGTAGTCCGTGTACGCGTCTGTCGGGGGTACTTTGAGTCCCCACCATTCCCTGtctttctcccctcccccctctctcgccgaCTATCCCACGAGTAGTCCCTTTCTGTGTTAGGTTGTGTGCAGGGCGTCAGTTTGTGTGTTGATTGCATCGCTGGTGTCGTTGCTGGCCTTGTTACTGTCGTTGTGTTGCGTTGGGCgtgtctctcctccctccctcccccccatccccccctcccacttcAGTTTTTCATCCCCAAAGCAGACTGCATAACGAAACGCGGAGACGCACGCAAGCTCCATCATCAGACACATTCTtaagagagcgcgcgcgctcgctgGACAAGGCACGCGCGTGCCTTTCACGTACGCTTCAAGTATCGgactcgccaccgccgccgccttcctcttTTTGGTGGTTTGGGGTGCTTGCATAATCATCGAAAGAGAattggaggaggagatcaaAGACCTGACGACGGCCGACAAGCACGAAGGGTACGGTGTGATCGAGGTGCAGGACGGTTCAAGGCCGCCGTCTCTTCGTTCCACTTGccacgccctctctctctctctcttcacgtaccccctcctcctacGACCTTCCGTCTCGCCATCTCTAACCGCTGCACAGAATCACGAAATAACGCATCGGTGACGCGGCGTCCTCTTCCCTACGTAACGTAGACATcttgcgtgtgtttgtgtgcgtgtgtgtgtgtgtgttgcgctctgttgttttgttttgtttctgtCGTGTTTCGGACTGTCGTCTCCCCTACCTCTCTCCTGGTCCTCCATACCGACTCCGTTTCTTGTGCTCGTCTCCGCTgtcccgcctcctccccttctaCATTCTGCAATCTCTCCGCGCCGACGGCTTCGTGATCAGTGTCTCTTTCGTGTCCCTGTTTCGTGTCCTTCTCAAGCTGCACAggcgcctgccgcggctTCTTCCCGTCCCGAAAGCAGAACGAAGCGGAaaggacgcggaggcggcactCGTTCGTTGTCGCTTGCGGCTGACGTGTCGCTGCTaccctcgctctctctctccattcccgtgcagcgcgtgcgtgcgtgcgtgaggcAGAGCTCGCTCGCTGCTGGTCGATTATTTACTTACTCTTAGAATAATTCAGAGATCGCACAGAGACGTGTAGACGTGTCTGTCTAcccgtctgtgtgtgtgtgtgtgtgtgcgtgccggtgGCAGTCGTGGTGCTCGGAAAGGAGAAGACGAAGGCGGAACGAAAAACTTCGTAGGCGTCCATCGTTCGTTCCCGTCGATACACCGGTGCTTCGATAGAGTGAGAGATTCGGTGCCGTCCAAGCGCTCACCCTCGCCTCCACGGCACATCTGCCTCACCACGCACGTCGCCCTCTCCGCTCTCCCTGCACACGAAAAAGTTTTGTGTAGAGAGTGGGGGGGGTCATCGCGAAGGAAGAAGGCGACGCCCATCGGAGGTGCGTGTCTTCTCTGTAATTACAGAACAACAGACAAGTAGAGAAGCACACGGAATCACAGATAcgcgcgtcgtcggcgaACCAACAGAGGACGGAAAGGGCGgatccacacacgcacatacaggGAGCAGATCAGACGACTCGGTGGTGCCTGTCGCCGTCTTGGTTGATTGGATCAGTGAAGATAGGCGGGGGAACACAAAAAAAGGTCCAAGTGACACGTAGTGGGCGCGTGTAGCTCGAAGATCCAGCGGACGAGTCAGGCAGAAGCCGCACGAAAAGGGTTTGCTCAccgtccctctctgtctctgtctttgtctgtctgtgtctccGCGTATTGTTCTTGTGCGGATCTGTGGAGTCAGCACCTCTCTTCGTCTTTGTCTTCGTcatcacccctcccctcccccctctttcccccgGCCGTTTTCCCTGGCATCGTTGCTGTCTGTGTGTTAGGCGTGCATCACACctgtgctgcggcagcgcgtcacCCATCTCCTCTCCTCACGCACGAGTATCCCAGCATCACTATCACCCCTTTTCTatcccttcttttttcctcATCATTTCTCGTCCTCAGtgcccacccctccccaccccctccgtcacgagacacacacacatacacacacacctcgctctcgcttctctcttcctttgaTCGCTGCCGTGGTGAGTGTTGCATTCTCTGTGCCTCCCCTTCATccgtcctccccctccccctcttcagacatctttcttcttttcttcggGGTGGTGGTTGCTCGCTCTCGTCTCCCTCACGTGCACCATATCAAGTGTGTTCCTTAATACGCTTCTCTcccgtgcctgcgtgcgtctgGAACTAAGcaactgtgtgtgtgtgtgtgtgtgtgtgtgtgtgcctgcaccTCATCTCCGCCGTCCTTCTCCCTACTCAGGTTCGAAAAGCACAGcgcacagaggaggaggagaaggaagaggagcacacATACGTCTTGGTCGTTTCTCTGTTGTGGTCGCGCGCTTCGACTTTCGCACTCCTAACACCTTCACCCCCTTAGCGTTTATGATATATCGGTTTCTCTAGGCACGCAGACGAAGCGATACACGGGATTGGCTAGAGGGCTCTGtatcgtctctctcctccctccctccacccacccatccatccatccgTCCATCCAGCTGCCGCGTGAAGGCATCTGTGttgtgttgctgttgttgtcgctTGCTTCTTTGTTGGTGTCGCTCGGCTCAAGTTTTCCGCACCTCTCTCCTTGCTCGCTCTTCGGTTGCTTCGTAAgtcgccttcctctcccttttcgTCTCTTCCCCCGTactctcgccgccgccgccgccgtcgtcgtcgtcgtcgtcgcttgcgtgtgcgtgtgtgcgcgtcggcgcgggAGGCTCGATTTCCCTTtcgtgttgttgtttgccaccgccacccctcaTCTCATCCCTGTCCACAAGTTTGTGCAGCTCCCTTCACCTTCACCTTCACCTTCACCTGTGCatctgtgtttgtgtctcGCATCATCTTCAGCGCGATGTTCGCCCAATCCGAGAgcgaagagctgctgcatctgctgTCGCAGGTGCGCCTCGTggcggacgaggaagagcgTAACGAGCAAGAGCAGCATCAGCAAGAAAAActggagcagcggcatcgcccAAGCGTCGACGGTGAGCACACGATGCCGGTGTATACttctgctgccggcgcgacAGCGAAGGTACTTGACAAGCAGATAAGCAACGGCAGCTCGGCGAGcatcgccagcggcggcggcggctctgctgcaggacgatataccgcctcctccaccgcggccgtCACGAGCAGCTGGACTGTGCATGACAATACGGACAGCACCTTTGGCATCaacaccgcagcggcgagcaaCAGCTTTCTCGCCGACTAcgagcaccaccgcgcgAACCCGTTTGACCAGCCGCCCGTGACTCGCACCCCGGCCACAGACgtgaaggtgctgctgcagccgtcgGACGAGCGTGCAAGGTGCATCGAGGTGGACATGGCCAGCCGAGGCGACGGCTACAACGTATTCCGGCAGCCGAAGCAgctcctcttcgcctccccatcagcagcggctcagGTAGTGactgtgcagcagcagcagcagcagcagcagcagcggcggcgtctcgagcagctgcagcagcagagaccATTGTCACTAgtgacgcacgcgcgccagtCCATGCCCTCCCCCCACGCGTACAACGTTTACACCGCATCCGTGAGCACGGCAACCAGAACGACGACACCGCGCTCGATCGACGATGCAGCGCCGATCTTGCCGGTTGCGGTCGAGCGCGAAGGCAGCGGCTaccgcggtgctgcggccgaTAGTGCGATACTTCGAGACACCCCCTCACCAGCTGTCACCTCATCGGCACCATCCGCCTACACCAAGCGTGATGGCAAGACGGTGGCGGAAGTAGTGCTAGAGGGCATCTCGGACTTTGCAGCTGTGATACAGAATGATGGTTTCGACGGGGATTGCGAGGAGGAGTTTGGCCGCACCAGTGGTggcgggggtggcggtgaccGGCTATCGGATGTCTGGACGCCCGCGCGCAGTATCGGCACGCCGCAGTCAGCGCTAGATGGCTCTAACCGATCGCTGCGCCTGTttcacctgcagcagcagcagcagtcgcatCAACACCTTCACCAGCACCACACCACCCCATCTTCTCCGTCCTCCGCGGCTGAGGCTGCTGTCGCGCAGTTCTTTCGTGTAAGCAGCAGTGTCGATGTCATGGACAACGGTGGCCTCGACAGTGCGTGGCGAGCGAGTGTTGAGGCGGAGCTCGCGGAGCTCCAGCGCGGTGGACGACTGTCCATGAAcagcgcggtggtgcagggAACGCCGATATCGACGGTCTCGCCGCTTCCACCAACGTCGACTACACCGTATCACCAGCTGCTCAGCCAACTGCGGCACAGCCCGTCACAAGTGCCGGCGAGTGGGCTTGGGCCTGCCAACACTGCCTTCACGGGCAGAGCGGCGCACGCGAATACGCCGCCGGACCGACGCCCGCCATCATCATCCTCACGCCTGGCCAGCATGGGGCCGACGCCGCTCTACACAACCCACATCACGAGCATACCGCGagcttcctcctccgctgcagccgctggcgcATCGACGGAGCAgggccgcagctgctggccgcGCTCCAGCCTCACCCCGTCCGAGGCGGCAGCTTTGTGGGAGCGCCTAAGTCCGTATGagagggccgccgccgcagcagcagcagcagcggcaagctCGAACGCAgcctccgtcgccgcagccgcggcgctgctccgcacCCCTGACACGGTTTCGAAGCCAGTCACGCTCTCCTCGATTGCTGCACACCTTCACAGCGGTGTTGGCGATCTGGGTAGCTCGGACGAAATGGGcggagcgcacgcgcacgcggacAATCCTTCTCGCACCTATGCGTCCCCGCCAACGTTTACCACGGCCCCGATGCGGGTGCCTCGCCCAgccagcgcggcgcagctcttccCACCGTCGTCACCATCTCAGCCCAACTCTGCATCGCCAGCTACGGCCGGCACAGGCGTCTCGCCGCACCACGGCTGGCAGCAAAGCCACAGCAACCATCGGCAGGGGCAGTATTCGCAGACAGCATCACCTCGCACGAATGCAACGACGGTGAtggccctgccaccaccgccaccgccaccacctgcgtcgacgccgtcactggcgacagcagcagcagcagcaggcccgTACAAATCCCAGCAGAACCATTTGCAGACGCCTTCGATGCGCCGTTGGAGCCCCGTCGACGCACCTCCATCGACCACCGGTGTCGGCCCAGTCGCCGGTAACGCACACAACACCAACTCACCTCCTTCCTGCAGTCTGCGTCCGTCGCCGCACCCTCGTCCGTCCAACGGcagctcgccggcgctgcggcgataCACCATCACCACTCCCAGCAGTCACGCGACGACTGCGACAGCCGCCAAC from Leishmania infantum JPCM5 genome chromosome 12 encodes:
- the PUF4 gene encoding putative pumillio protein 4 yields the protein MFAQSESEELLHLLSQVRLVADEEERNEQEQHQQEKLEQRHRPSVDGEHTMPVYTSAAGATAKVLDKQISNGSSASIASGGGGSAAGRYTASSTAAVTSSWTVHDNTDSTFGINTAAASNSFLADYEHHRANPFDQPPVTRTPATDVKVLLQPSDERARCIEVDMASRGDGYNVFRQPKQLLFASPSAAAQVVTVQQQQQQQQQRRRLEQLQQQRPLSLVTHARQSMPSPHAYNVYTASVSTATRTTTPRSIDDAAPILPVAVEREGSGYRGAAADSAILRDTPSPAVTSSAPSAYTKRDGKTVAEVVLEGISDFAAVIQNDGFDGDCEEEFGRTSGGGGGGDRLSDVWTPARSIGTPQSALDGSNRSLRLFHLQQQQQSHQHLHQHHTTPSSPSSAAEAAVAQFFRVSSSVDVMDNGGLDSAWRASVEAELAELQRGGRLSMNSAVVQGTPISTVSPLPPTSTTPYHQLLSQLRHSPSQVPASGLGPANTAFTGRAAHANTPPDRRPPSSSSRLASMGPTPLYTTHITSIPRASSSAAAAGASTEQGRSCWPRSSLTPSEAAALWERLSPYERAAAAAAAAAASSNAASVAAAAALLRTPDTVSKPVTLSSIAAHLHSGVGDLGSSDEMGGAHAHADNPSRTYASPPTFTTAPMRVPRPASAAQLFPPSSPSQPNSASPATAGTGVSPHHGWQQSHSNHRQGQYSQTASPRTNATTVMALPPPPPPPPASTPSLATAAAAAGPYKSQQNHLQTPSMRRWSPVDAPPSTTGVGPVAGNAHNTNSPPSCSLRPSPHPRPSNGSSPALRRYTITTPSSHATTATAANNSTNSGGKKHVDGSPLGVSGASVADKGTSREARPRVQLSQTSCSTGVAAAVCGGARGARGSLGASAHGAGGGASPSSPSYHHNHSNHAGHHLNSPSNSAGATAGPGASMVSAAAVQALIQRLQAAAAIVLPNSPSASSAVTGGGQMSFKAEESGVASVAAVPDVASAPIILAMSHDQHGCRLLQAVIDAECSEGEAIDGGHDELAADDAAAAASRAGAERDGSAAVSPSMTAGAGAGEKKGSVNERRRRRRAEAFENSIPVRVVLRAIEPKLDAVMADGYGNFLLQKVFDMAPDAERQRLLRLPSLQHHLCEVACSPHGTFAVQRLVETVRNMEEERLVFVALERDLLRLLTNANGGHVLMKVMECIRRQYNALASGASSVTEPSSASMAAPGESSTAPSRRLLEERVATLFQAIQQHLLYVCQHKQGCCIVQKCLDFLHACAGLSPSLPSSSGAVEQMDYFERMAALLLPHVQELSTHPFGNYVVTRLVDVCYARGSTATIDAVAAGMQRDLVQMCTNKFASNVVEHILRHCSERRIRLICQALMMPLAHPSAPAVYASASTAAATNAAIARLPLIIVVMDPYGNYVIQTLLTVAPVDELVSTRAEGGGMLPVLQQLLPLLSSRNYGRKLETKTELALLRVEQHQQQQKQRRS